TACAAATACTAGAAGCTTTTCATACTCCTTATGCTGTTCAGCATGCCTTGAAGGCACCCGGTTGTAAATGACGTTCGGGACCGGGAACACACATTTTACCCATTTGTTCAACCCGTGATGGTAGATGATTCCGGCGATCGAATCACCAAATATATCCTGAGGGGAAAAGACGAAGCAGATGCCGCCTGACTCAGCCACGTCCTGCTGAATACAGCGGAATAATCCGAAGTTCCCCTTATATTTATTGCTTCCTTCCTTGCTTGAAACGATTCCTATCAAGGGGATCGACGGTTTATTGCTATGATTGGGGGCAATCGTGAATTCATAGCATGCTTCACTTCCCCTGGAAGAAAGAAGGAATGCCCCCTTTGCAAATGCATATGTCTTCATCGGTTCCCCGCCGTGAAAGAATGTCTGCTTACCCCGGTCGTACAGAATATTCATGGAATCATTTCCTCTGGATGATTCAAGCTCTGTTTGGTAAGAAATACGCCGAATGAAAGGGCAAGCTTTCTGGTCAATAAGTCAAAGCTCTTCAAGTGGGGGTGCGAAAAGATGGACCTGCCTGGTTTAGAATTCGCTTCAAACATCCATATGTGATGATTTTCATCCACCCCGAAGTCAAACCCGATTTCCCCGATAAAGCCTTCCAGATTCCGTTCGATGGCATGGGAGAGGATGAGTGCAGCCTCCCTTAAGGCATCTTCGATGAATTGCCGTTCCTCCTCATCAGGAAACAGTTCTGCCAGTATCTTTATTTCTCCCCCGTTATTGGCATGTGTGGTGACGCTTCCCGACCCGGCGACTTTACCAGCCACTGCGCTCACCTGCCAGTTTCCTTCCTCATCTTTATTCGTATGGACCCGGAAATCGATGACCCGGTTATTTTCCTTCAAGAGGGGAATGCCCTGCTGGACGATGAAATTGTCCAGACTGCGGTGCTTGAAAACGGCGTTCACCAGCTGTTCCAGCGTCTTGAATTTCAACAGCCTGTTCTGATTCCCTTCATCCCTGAAGCGGCAATAATATTCCTGGAGTGACCGGCTGTAGGTGATTTTATGAATGCCTTTACCGAGGCTTCCGTTTTTCGGCTTCAAGTACACTTGTTGATAACGGGTCAGCATCCGTTCAATTTCTTCCAGTGATTGAAACCTATGTGTTTCAGGAAGGAATTGTTGGACAGCATCATCATTCTCAAGCCTTTCAAACAGGTCCAGCTTATTAAAGAACCCGGGATTATACCAGGGAATCCCGTATTCCCTTTGCAACCGTTCCTTGATGGTTTGATAGGTTTTCCGCTTCTCGCTGCGCCGGTTCGGAAGTCTGTCATAAATCACATTCGGAAAGGGGATCTCCTCGATTTCCCATCCTTCACCAAAGTGAAAATATCCTTTGATCCGTCCATTTTCCCAATCAATATGGCGCTCGCCGAACACAAACGGGACGACACCCAACGACGATTGAACAGACAACAGCTTCTTGAAAAAGTATGAGCGTTCCCCGATCGGACTGAGCCGGAAGCTTGTGAACCCAGCGGTGAAAATGCCAATCAGCACACCGGTATATAAACACCCATCCTTATAAAAGAGGGAAAGGGAATCCACTTTGCCGGGGAGGTAGAGGCTTTTTGCCAGCGCAGAGCTGATGCCGATCACATTGCGGCCATTCGGGTGCCTTCTGCATAAGGCAGGCTGACGTTTCGTGCCGAGTATCACGGTGCCCGCGCCTTGATCGTCGTCCACCACAAACCCGGAAGGAATGTAAAGGATGCACGCTTCATCCTGAAAGTGTTCCACTTTATATGTTTTGAGCACTAGAAATCACCTCTATTTAAGGATGTCAGGGACAGGGAAGACAGATAATCACAATAATCCAGTGGAGCGTTGTATAATGCGGAGAGTTTTTCCGGCTCTATTGCCCCTACGAGTTTGTGACCCGGCTTTGAATTCATATCCAGTATCCACAATGATTGATCTTCACCGATGATCAGGTCCACACCGATTTCAAATAATGGAGAAAAGTGATCTTCGAGAAGCACGGGCATATCATCCAGGATCCCGGTGATTTCCCCTTCAATGAATGCCCAATCTCTCCTATGGTCGGCTTTTTTCCAGTCGGAGAAAGAATGATAAGCGGCCCCCCGGCTGATATTCGTCAAGATGGCATTTTCCTCCCCTAAGCGCACGGCCCGTTGAAACTCCCTCCATTCCCCGCTCTGGTCCTTATTCAGCAGGATCCGCATATCAAAGGGTGCACCGCTTTTGGTCAGATTCGGGAGCCGTTTCTGACAAATGAATGTGTGCCTTTGTAAAATGCGGCCGACCCACCTCAGAAACATATCCTTCGATGGAAATGTACGCTCCATGATCCCCTGTTTCTTGGTCGTGCGTAAGAGGATGCCCCCGGTGACAGAGGTGATGTGATA
The nucleotide sequence above comes from Bacillus sp. KH172YL63. Encoded proteins:
- a CDS encoding YheC/YheD family endospore coat-associated protein translates to MNHSLGIMTLTPQETNPYFLEIAKHSLSHMVDLYLFSPKGISPIDETVEGYHFNRLSQKWVEEVFNIPDYIYDRTYYQNDMESRQAKAIVQWLKNQKHIRFLGYGLPNKWHLYEKLRHTSLSPYIPETFLAADGYHLMNLLDEHQDIIIKPVDGAQGYAVYHITSVTGGILLRTTKKQGIMERTFPSKDMFLRWVGRILQRHTFICQKRLPNLTKSGAPFDMRILLNKDQSGEWREFQRAVRLGEENAILTNISRGAAYHSFSDWKKADHRRDWAFIEGEITGILDDMPVLLEDHFSPLFEIGVDLIIGEDQSLWILDMNSKPGHKLVGAIEPEKLSALYNAPLDYCDYLSSLSLTSLNRGDF
- a CDS encoding YheC/YheD family endospore coat-associated protein, encoding MLKTYKVEHFQDEACILYIPSGFVVDDDQGAGTVILGTKRQPALCRRHPNGRNVIGISSALAKSLYLPGKVDSLSLFYKDGCLYTGVLIGIFTAGFTSFRLSPIGERSYFFKKLLSVQSSLGVVPFVFGERHIDWENGRIKGYFHFGEGWEIEEIPFPNVIYDRLPNRRSEKRKTYQTIKERLQREYGIPWYNPGFFNKLDLFERLENDDAVQQFLPETHRFQSLEEIERMLTRYQQVYLKPKNGSLGKGIHKITYSRSLQEYYCRFRDEGNQNRLLKFKTLEQLVNAVFKHRSLDNFIVQQGIPLLKENNRVIDFRVHTNKDEEGNWQVSAVAGKVAGSGSVTTHANNGGEIKILAELFPDEEERQFIEDALREAALILSHAIERNLEGFIGEIGFDFGVDENHHIWMFEANSKPGRSIFSHPHLKSFDLLTRKLALSFGVFLTKQSLNHPEEMIP